Within the Plesiomonas shigelloides genome, the region GCAAGGCATCAACTTTATCGATACCGCCGAGATGTATCCGGTGCCGCCTAAACCGGAAACCCAAGGGCTAACCGAACAGTACATCGGCTCTTGGCTAAAAAGCCGTAACTGCCGCGAGCAGGTGATCTTAGCCACCAAAATCGCCGGACCTCACAATGTGCCCTATATTCGCCCCGATATGGCGCTCAATCACCGCCACATCCGCCAAGCGGTAGATGACAGTTTGCGCCGCCTCGGCACCGATTATATCGACCTGTATCAAGTGCATTGGCCACACCGCAACACCAACTGTTTTGGCAAACTGGGTTACCAGCAGCAAGAGCACGAAGATCAGGTGCCGTTGATTGAAACGCTGGAGGCCTTAAGCGAGCAAGTCCGCGCCGGTAAGATTCGCTATCTGGGCGTGTCGAACGAGACGCCGTGGGGGCTGATGAGCTATTTGCGTCTGGCGGAAAAACATGGCTTGCCGCGCATGGTGTCGATTCAAAACCCGTACAGTTTGCTCAACCGCAGCTTTGAAATCGGTCTGGCCGAAGTCAGTCACCGCGAGCAAGTGCCGCTACTAGCCTATTCGCCGCTGGCATTCGGGATCTTAAGCGGCAAATACCTCAATGGCGCGCGTCCTGATGGGGCACGCTGCAGTTTGTTCAGCCGCTTTAAGCGTTACTTTAATCCGCAAGCCGAAGCCGCCACCGCTGAGTATGTAGCTCTGGCACGGCAATACAACTTAGATCCGGCGCAAATGGCGCTGGCCTATGTGCTCAGTCGTCCTTTTGTGGGAAGCACTATTATTGGCGCAACCACGCTAGCGCAGCTGCACGCCAATATTGCCAGTCAGCATCTCAGTTTGCCAGATGAAGTGTTGCAAGGTATCGAAGAAATCCATACGCGCTACCCTAACCCAGCGCCTTAAGCCGCTAGCACGCCGGAGCAGAAAAATGGGCGAGCGCG harbors:
- a CDS encoding NADP(H)-dependent aldo-keto reductase — translated: MRYHTLPHSTLEVSALCLGTMTFGEQNSEQDAHQQLDLAFEQGINFIDTAEMYPVPPKPETQGLTEQYIGSWLKSRNCREQVILATKIAGPHNVPYIRPDMALNHRHIRQAVDDSLRRLGTDYIDLYQVHWPHRNTNCFGKLGYQQQEHEDQVPLIETLEALSEQVRAGKIRYLGVSNETPWGLMSYLRLAEKHGLPRMVSIQNPYSLLNRSFEIGLAEVSHREQVPLLAYSPLAFGILSGKYLNGARPDGARCSLFSRFKRYFNPQAEAATAEYVALARQYNLDPAQMALAYVLSRPFVGSTIIGATTLAQLHANIASQHLSLPDEVLQGIEEIHTRYPNPAP